The proteins below come from a single Juglans regia cultivar Chandler chromosome 12, Walnut 2.0, whole genome shotgun sequence genomic window:
- the LOC109005943 gene encoding uncharacterized protein LOC109005943 isoform X3, whose protein sequence is MVCSLGSGRMAAMERLLVAGSFSQTMADEVGHRKLSAQYICRELCEADEANLLDEEDMHVFGLKPMAEPLQLVCCNACKKPIKASQYAAHAGNSACMDVASMTDVSGVSPGNKDHPACLMPPPAKRSKPIAAGCLLLSNDSEAVSGVKKITSTADAFPYAPVPLATKIYYSQRTYRHRTELTHLYCEASTKELCSDMVSSKNLRENMIPLQVSTPRESSGEPMEDALTRKQRHTYTMSSVRSPDQILAQSSEVCLGKTGGFLSTSDFPNQFPVDNVLRPEATPVGLRSKYISKPYSFAGNSGKPLGTMQQPNGGVPVL, encoded by the exons ATGGTATGCTCTCTCGGAAGTGGGAGAATGGCAGCCATGGAAAGGCTTCTTGTGGCTGGGAGCTTCTCACAAACCATGGCAG ATGAAGTTGGGCACCGGAAATTATCTGCTCAATACATATGTAGAGAACTATGCGAGGCAGACGAAGCAAATTTACTTGACGAAGAAG ATATGCATGTCTTTGGTTTGAAGCCTATGGCTGAACCTTTGCAATTG GTATGTTGCAATGCTTGCAAGAAGCCCATCAAGGCCAGTCAATATGCGGCTCATGCAG GAAATTCAGCCTGTATGGATGTGGCATCTATGACGGATGTTTCAGGAGTTAGTCCCGGAAATAAGGACCACCCAGCTTGTCTAATGCCGCCTCCAGCAAAACGTTCTAAACC GATTGCAGCTGGTTGTCTACTTCTATCAAATGATTCAGAAGCGGTATCTGGTGTCAAAAAAATCACAAGCACTGCAGATGCATTTCCCT ATGCTCCAGTTCCTCTAGCTACAAAAATATACTACTCACAAAGAACTTATCGTCACCGAACAGAACTTACTCATCTTTATTGTGAGGCATCAACCAAGGAACTTTGCAGTGATATGGTGAGTTCAAAGAATTTACGGGAGAACATGATTCCATTGCAAGTTTCAACTCCAAGGGAGTCTTCAGGTGAACCAATGGAGGACGCGCTCACCAGGAAG CAGAGACATACATACACCATGTCTTCTGTGCGAAGCCCTGATCAAATACTTGCACAAAGTTCAGAAGTATGCTTGGGTAAAACTGGAGGATTCCTCTCAACCAGTGACTTCCCCAATCAGTTTCCTGTGGATAATGTTTTGAGGCCCGAGGCCACTCCTGTTGGATTGAGAAGCAAATATATTTCAAAGCCTTATTCTTTTGCAGGCAATTCAG GAAAACCACTGGGGACCATGCAGCAGCCAAATGGAGGTGTTCCTGTTTTATAG
- the LOC109005943 gene encoding uncharacterized protein LOC109005943 isoform X2 has product MVCSLGSGRMAAMERLLVAGSFSQTMADEVGHRKLSAQYICRELCEADEANLLDEEDMHVFGLKPMAEPLQLVCCNACKKPIKASQYAAHAELCRSLNSIEETILEFDGSAVNRKLPKKERKKLLTAYSNQATPVGGKDKSESVDADNSAVSESQLDNQAGIASRAKRNSACMDVASMTDVSGVSPGNKDHPACLMPPPAKRSKPIAAGCLLLSNDSEAVSGVKKITSTADAFPYAPVPLATKIYYSQRTYRHRTELTHLYCEASTKELCSDMVSSKNLRENMIPLQVSTPRESSGEPMEDALTRKRHTYTMSSVRSPDQILAQSSEVCLGKTGGFLSTSDFPNQFPVDNVLRPEATPVGLRSKYISKPYSFAGNSGKPLGTMQQPNGGVPVL; this is encoded by the exons ATGGTATGCTCTCTCGGAAGTGGGAGAATGGCAGCCATGGAAAGGCTTCTTGTGGCTGGGAGCTTCTCACAAACCATGGCAG ATGAAGTTGGGCACCGGAAATTATCTGCTCAATACATATGTAGAGAACTATGCGAGGCAGACGAAGCAAATTTACTTGACGAAGAAG ATATGCATGTCTTTGGTTTGAAGCCTATGGCTGAACCTTTGCAATTG GTATGTTGCAATGCTTGCAAGAAGCCCATCAAGGCCAGTCAATATGCGGCTCATGCAG AACTCTGTAGGTCACTAAATTCTATAGAAGAAACTATTTTGGAGTTTGATGGCAGTGCTGTGAACAGGAAACTTCCAAAGAAGGAGAGAAAGAAGTTATTAACTGCTTATTCTA accaagctactcctgttgggGGGAAAGATAAGTCTGAATCCGTGGATGCTGATAACTCTGCTGTATCAGAATCCCAGTTGGACAATCAAGCTGGAATAGCTTCTCGTGCAAAAA GAAATTCAGCCTGTATGGATGTGGCATCTATGACGGATGTTTCAGGAGTTAGTCCCGGAAATAAGGACCACCCAGCTTGTCTAATGCCGCCTCCAGCAAAACGTTCTAAACC GATTGCAGCTGGTTGTCTACTTCTATCAAATGATTCAGAAGCGGTATCTGGTGTCAAAAAAATCACAAGCACTGCAGATGCATTTCCCT ATGCTCCAGTTCCTCTAGCTACAAAAATATACTACTCACAAAGAACTTATCGTCACCGAACAGAACTTACTCATCTTTATTGTGAGGCATCAACCAAGGAACTTTGCAGTGATATGGTGAGTTCAAAGAATTTACGGGAGAACATGATTCCATTGCAAGTTTCAACTCCAAGGGAGTCTTCAGGTGAACCAATGGAGGACGCGCTCACCAGGAAG AGACATACATACACCATGTCTTCTGTGCGAAGCCCTGATCAAATACTTGCACAAAGTTCAGAAGTATGCTTGGGTAAAACTGGAGGATTCCTCTCAACCAGTGACTTCCCCAATCAGTTTCCTGTGGATAATGTTTTGAGGCCCGAGGCCACTCCTGTTGGATTGAGAAGCAAATATATTTCAAAGCCTTATTCTTTTGCAGGCAATTCAG GAAAACCACTGGGGACCATGCAGCAGCCAAATGGAGGTGTTCCTGTTTTATAG
- the LOC109005943 gene encoding uncharacterized protein LOC109005943 isoform X1: MVCSLGSGRMAAMERLLVAGSFSQTMADEVGHRKLSAQYICRELCEADEANLLDEEDMHVFGLKPMAEPLQLVCCNACKKPIKASQYAAHAELCRSLNSIEETILEFDGSAVNRKLPKKERKKLLTAYSNQATPVGGKDKSESVDADNSAVSESQLDNQAGIASRAKRNSACMDVASMTDVSGVSPGNKDHPACLMPPPAKRSKPIAAGCLLLSNDSEAVSGVKKITSTADAFPYAPVPLATKIYYSQRTYRHRTELTHLYCEASTKELCSDMVSSKNLRENMIPLQVSTPRESSGEPMEDALTRKQRHTYTMSSVRSPDQILAQSSEVCLGKTGGFLSTSDFPNQFPVDNVLRPEATPVGLRSKYISKPYSFAGNSGKPLGTMQQPNGGVPVL; this comes from the exons ATGGTATGCTCTCTCGGAAGTGGGAGAATGGCAGCCATGGAAAGGCTTCTTGTGGCTGGGAGCTTCTCACAAACCATGGCAG ATGAAGTTGGGCACCGGAAATTATCTGCTCAATACATATGTAGAGAACTATGCGAGGCAGACGAAGCAAATTTACTTGACGAAGAAG ATATGCATGTCTTTGGTTTGAAGCCTATGGCTGAACCTTTGCAATTG GTATGTTGCAATGCTTGCAAGAAGCCCATCAAGGCCAGTCAATATGCGGCTCATGCAG AACTCTGTAGGTCACTAAATTCTATAGAAGAAACTATTTTGGAGTTTGATGGCAGTGCTGTGAACAGGAAACTTCCAAAGAAGGAGAGAAAGAAGTTATTAACTGCTTATTCTA accaagctactcctgttgggGGGAAAGATAAGTCTGAATCCGTGGATGCTGATAACTCTGCTGTATCAGAATCCCAGTTGGACAATCAAGCTGGAATAGCTTCTCGTGCAAAAA GAAATTCAGCCTGTATGGATGTGGCATCTATGACGGATGTTTCAGGAGTTAGTCCCGGAAATAAGGACCACCCAGCTTGTCTAATGCCGCCTCCAGCAAAACGTTCTAAACC GATTGCAGCTGGTTGTCTACTTCTATCAAATGATTCAGAAGCGGTATCTGGTGTCAAAAAAATCACAAGCACTGCAGATGCATTTCCCT ATGCTCCAGTTCCTCTAGCTACAAAAATATACTACTCACAAAGAACTTATCGTCACCGAACAGAACTTACTCATCTTTATTGTGAGGCATCAACCAAGGAACTTTGCAGTGATATGGTGAGTTCAAAGAATTTACGGGAGAACATGATTCCATTGCAAGTTTCAACTCCAAGGGAGTCTTCAGGTGAACCAATGGAGGACGCGCTCACCAGGAAG CAGAGACATACATACACCATGTCTTCTGTGCGAAGCCCTGATCAAATACTTGCACAAAGTTCAGAAGTATGCTTGGGTAAAACTGGAGGATTCCTCTCAACCAGTGACTTCCCCAATCAGTTTCCTGTGGATAATGTTTTGAGGCCCGAGGCCACTCCTGTTGGATTGAGAAGCAAATATATTTCAAAGCCTTATTCTTTTGCAGGCAATTCAG GAAAACCACTGGGGACCATGCAGCAGCCAAATGGAGGTGTTCCTGTTTTATAG